DNA from Pomacea canaliculata isolate SZHN2017 linkage group LG9, ASM307304v1, whole genome shotgun sequence:
AAAGGTGACAAATGCTTAACTGTTGTGCTGCCAGGCATCATGTGTATGGGTTAAATCCCTCTGAACTGAATTAGTATTACCAGCAAAGCTAGACCAAGCCACATTCTACTCTCTTTAACAGTGAACAGTCAAATTCATACGACTGTATTTTCAGAAGCATGCCTTTTCAACATTTGCAGCcttaaatgttttgcatttattcaTCTTTATGTGCACTCCCAGTAGTGCCCTTTgtgttggtggttttttttttgtgttttgttttatgtggCAACTAGCTATGCTTTTGAAGtatagtaaaaataataatagcaatgtATCATAAATGCTATGCTAATCAGGTATAATAAACATGATAATGTATTAATACAGCACACCTTTTCAAATCTAATACTCTGGAAGAATCAAGATATTTGTGACCGTAGTTAACAGAAAATTTGTGGCAGCAGGTGTAGCAAATTACAGTACAAGGTCACTACTTATGATATGCTTGGACAGTGGCCACTGGATGTGACAAATAACAACCGCAATGTACAGCATGTACTaaacaatatttgtatttgaGCTCTGCCTACAGCATACTTGTTGCTGCAAAATAGTTCACAAAAAATCAGTAAATAGCACATGCTTGAACGTGCTTAATCACTTGTAACATtcaagaaagataagaaaaaatacCTTTGAAATTTTCTGTATACGATAACCTTTGTAAGCTCACCAATTCATCATTTTTGACCCTCACCCCTAACAAAAAAAAGCACCCTAAAAATCTAAATTTGCATGTGAGCTGGGATTCCACAAGTTCTGCAATTTCATTTGTAAAGGGAAGACTTGATTGTTCTTCAGATGGATGTGCCATCCAACCCTCttgtcattttctctttatcttgaaatttttttcacagcatTCATAACAGCCTTTCCCCTTATTTTACAATGAGAAGATACAGGATTCAaggcattatttaaaaaatatattgaaatccaagtacctgtagaaaaaaaagataacttcATGTCTGTCATTAATAGCCATTTCATAATCTGAAGCCTTCAAGTTCACAAAAAAGCTTAAACTTTTATAGACAGTCAGCTTCATGGGGTAGGGTGCAATATAACATTTCAGAGACACAGATTAATTATTGTAACATGAAGCCTCAAAACCTTTTAAATTTCCATTTATAAACCACAGAAtacacataatattaaaaaaaatatcacatgaAGTCAAATGTAAACTATTTTCAAGACATTACAAAAACAGAGACACTTCCCCACACTCCATATAAAGGAATATACTCTCAACATCAAACATGCTTCAAGGCAGCACCATATATAAAACTTAGTGATTTATTGATACAGAAACACTTAGCATCACAGACAGCCGgtaggttttctttctttaaaaaaaaaacacaaacaaacaaaaaattcaaacaagttTTAACAATTGATCGAAGTCACCTCCATTATATTTTTAGACAATTTCTGTAACATGCTGGGCATCATCTAACAGCTTTCTAGCCAACAGGAGGGCCAGAATTCAAACAGATTGATTGCACAATAGCTCATTCTTACAAAACATCCATTTAATATGGATTTTGAGCTTGCAAAGAGCACCACAAAACTGCATAACCTGCTGCTTGGCAGTCTACGCGGGTATGTCTACAGCATTCACTAAAGGACATCCTCTTTTAAGGACTGCACATCTGAAAGACCTAAATCACACTGTAGGTAGGTACCAAAAGAGAGATTTGTTAAGTCAGGTGGTGGGACCACATGAAGAGGAGTCAGGCAGGGTGCTGGCTTCACCAAGGAAGTAGGGCTCGACACAGGAGCAGAGAATGAAAAACTCCGTGGAGGAGCCCCCAGAGCAGACCCTACAGGAAGGGAGAATGTTCTGTGGTCCGCACCATGATCAAATATGCGTGGCATCGTCAGCGATAGGAGGTCCCTCTCCAGAGAATCAGAGCCAGTGTTTCCAGCTGAGCCTGACGAAATAGTTGACACTGATGACAGAGAGGATGGTGAGGCTCTGCCACTGACTTTAGTGTCTGATCTCCACTCCTTTGGCCCATCCTCCTCAATAATGTCTATCTCAAGGCCTTTCAGAGGCTGGCTTTGCTGTTTCCAAGGAGCCTCAGGGTCTCccatttccttttctgtctctttaGTCTTTGTGGCATTCTCTTTGTGAGCCTCGACATCTTTGTTGACTCCCCACTCCTTATGAACTTCTGCTTGCAGCACTGTCCGTGAGCTCCCAAGATGAATGCTCGGCCAACCCTCACCCAAGGTCTGAGAAGATGAAAGGTGAGGGCAGTATGAAGGAGATGTTCGAACTGCTTCTCCTACAGCAGGTAAAGACTTACTGCGGGAGCAACGCTGTTCAGGGGACACCTCCACTCCTAGTTCTATGTCTGTTTCTCCATCAGTGTCAGTCAAGAGGATGCTGGCTTGCTGTTGAGAGCAGGTGTGCACAGGACACGGCGGTCTGTGCCCAGATGATACTGCCCATCCTTGCTGATGGTACCGACAAGCAAGGCAGGATGGTCTGTCCTGACCATCCAGGTCCAGACCAACAGCTACGGGAAAGCTATCTACACTGCGGGACACCCCCTGCAAAGTGTGAGCAGCGGACGGCTGGCTGCTGGTCAAAGAAGAGGGTAAGGAGTTGGGGCGACTGTTGACAAACCACATACGGCCTTCTGTCTGCCAGCGACGACCCTGCAAAGCAGCGTCATCTCCTGTGCTGAGGTTCAGGTCAGCCATGTCCTGAGTGGAAAAGCTGTCCTTGGGCAGGAGGGGCTGTTCATGAGACTCGCCATCATGGTGCCGACGCCGGTGCCGTGTTTTTGTCCTTGCTCTGGGAGGAGGAGGTTCCAGTCTgtcctccagccagttaggaTTAACCTGAAAAAAGTCTCGTGCTTGACCCAGGGCTGCCCAAAGTTCCTGCCCAGCTTCCGTCTGCTGCCATGCATTCACATCCGGTCCCCTTTCTTCCAGAAGCTGAACTTTGTGAGGTAACATGGATGCCAGGTGTGAACACAGAGCATAAAAGCCACCCATCAAAGTGAATGTTTTGGCAGCCTCTAGTTGAGGTGGGATATCACTCAGACGAGAATAATCCATCACAACAGCTATGAACTTGCCAATGTCCATCCCTTTGCTTCGCTCTGCCCGGAGTTTTTCTGCTACATAATCCACTGCAACAGCAAAGTAGTCTGGAATCGTGCGATTCTGTTCTGTACGGAATCGAACCCGCTTCTTGCTGCAGCGCAGTCGAGCACCCAAAGAGCACACAACTATGATAAAATCAGCTTCCTGAAATGAAAATTCAAAAGCAAACATGATGGCAATGAAAGGTGAGGgattttaacaattattttcaagtaCAGATTTTAAGGGTAATTGGGTGAATGGTGTTTTACAAGGAGTCAGCAGCTGAAGCTTTAACATGctcaaccagccagccagccctgCAGACAGGTatcacatgcagaaaaaaacactgcccctgagataaaatctgaattCAAGACAATCAATCCTCACTGAATTAATGACAAGCACTGACCACTAGTGGCACCACAAGACCATCATTCTAAGGCTAAGCAAATCATCTCAttacatgcatttttatttgatagccTTGAGGTAATTCTCCTccaaaaaatccttttttaaacCGTACCTGCAGGAATCAAAACAGCGTCAAAACTAtactggaggaaaaaaaagcagtttcagGACCAGAACTAATCAAAACACTACAGTTGTGCAGTATACATTCACAATTAAGTATTCTGTGCTTATATTTCACACAGGTGTATTATCATTTTAGCTAAAAAATAGGGTCTATAAACATCCAGTGGACAAATAGATCTGCAATAGATTTTTGTGGTAAAATGAATAAGATTAATGTTCAAATCATAGAAAACTATGAAAACGTAAGTCTTTGCAGGATTGTGGTGCAAAAAACTTTGACATTCTTATGATTAGACCattacatcaaaataatttttaacaaagtaaaaaaggaaaaatgaactCTTTTTATTCCTGCT
Protein-coding regions in this window:
- the LOC112572973 gene encoding uncharacterized protein LOC112572973, producing MDPGQTSHSHSTSTTIKTTPSIVNGGPIIQESQESAEYQKALQTVVGTALGVIFLVGIIALIFLLYRLRHQRRRPRLVNGTTQHSPSINRSVSIDAGGKPVPSVLVLYAFDCAVHEAVVVALSGLLMEACGVTVCLDVFEEASIMEQGLEDWLGDRLQEADFIIVVCSLGARLRCSKKRVRFRTEQNRTIPDYFAVAVDYVAEKLRAERSKGMDIGKFIAVVMDYSRLSDIPPQLEAAKTFTLMGGFYALCSHLASMLPHKVQLLEERGPDVNAWQQTEAGQELWAALGQARDFFQVNPNWLEDRLEPPPPRARTKTRHRRRHHDGESHEQPLLPKDSFSTQDMADLNLSTGDDAALQGRRWQTEGRMWFVNSRPNSLPSSLTSSQPSAAHTLQGVSRSVDSFPVAVGLDLDGQDRPSCLACRYHQQGWAVSSGHRPPCPVHTCSQQQASILLTDTDGETDIELGVEVSPEQRCSRSKSLPAVGEAVRTSPSYCPHLSSSQTLGEGWPSIHLGSSRTVLQAEVHKEWGVNKDVEAHKENATKTKETEKEMGDPEAPWKQQSQPLKGLEIDIIEEDGPKEWRSDTKVSGRASPSSLSSVSTISSGSAGNTGSDSLERDLLSLTMPRIFDHGADHRTFSLPVGSALGAPPRSFSFSAPVSSPTSLVKPAPCLTPLHVVPPPDLTNLSFGTYLQCDLGLSDVQSLKEDVL